The Astyanax mexicanus isolate ESR-SI-001 chromosome 20, AstMex3_surface, whole genome shotgun sequence genome contains a region encoding:
- the pora gene encoding NADPH--cytochrome P450 reductase isoform X3, translating into MVADPEEYDMSELPRLTEVVNSLAVFCMATYGEGEPTDNAQGFYDWMQVTDVSLEGVHFSVFGLGNKTYDHYNAMGKYTDRRLAELGATQIFDLGLGDDDGNLEEDFISWKAQFWPAVCAFFGVQPTQEECSVRQFELVVHNDIDLNEVYTGEVGCLKSFQVQKPPFDAKNPYLAEVTVNRKLNQGGSRHLMHLQLDISGSKIRYDAGDHVAVYPVNDVSLVNRLGERLGIDLDTVITLKNLDEEASKKHPFPCPTTYRTALTHYLDITNPPHTNVLFELSQYASDPEERERMCRMSSSSSEGKALYHSWVVESERNILAVLEDLPSLNPPVDYLCELLPRLQARYYSIASSAKVHPTSIHICAVVLDYTTKTGRVFKGVATNWLKNKVKTEGGPWPTVPIYVRKSQFRLPFKASNPVIMIGPGTGIAPFMGFLQERAWQKQQGNETGETVLYFGCRHKNEDFIYQEELEEFKKAGVLTQLHVAFSRDQEHKVYVQHLLKQNKEHLWKLIHSNNAHIYVCGDARNMARDVHEAFHEIAEEAGGLTHTQAVDYFQRLMTKGRYSQDVWS; encoded by the exons ATGGTGGCTGACCCTGAGGAGTACGACATG TCTGAGCTGCCTCGTCTCACAGAGGTTGTGAACTCCCTGGCTGTGTTTTGCATGGCCACTTATGGGGAAGGAGAACCGACTGATAACGCCCAGGGCTTTTACGACTGGATGCAAGTGACAGACGTCAGTCTGGAAGGAGTTCATTTCTCA GTGTTTGGGTTGGGGAATAAAACCTATGACCACTACAATGCCATGGGGAAATACACAGACAGACGGCTGGCAGAGCTGGGTGCTACACAAATTTTTGACCTGGGCCTTGGAGATGACGATGGCAA CTTGGAGGAAGACTTCATCTCATGGAAGGCACAGTTCTGGCCAGCTGTATGTGCGTTTTTTGGAGTGCAGCCGACACAAGAGGAATGCAG CGTCCGGCAGTTTGAACTGGTGGTCCACAATGACATTGATTTGAATGAGGTGTACACAGGCGAGGTGGGCTGTCTCAAAAGCTTTCAGGTCCAGAAACC GCCTTTTGATGCAAAGAATCCATACTTGGCAGAGGTAACCGTGAACCGTAAACTAAACCAGGGTGGGAGTCGccatttaatgcatttacaactgGACATCTCTGGCTCTAAAATCAG GTATGATGCTGGAGACCACGTTGCTGTGTACCCCGTGAACGATGTGTCACTGGTGAACAGACTGGGAGAGAGACTTGGTATCGACCTCGACACAGTCATCACTCTGAAGAATCTAGATG AGGAGGCCAGTAAGAAGCACCCGTTCCCCTGCCCCACCACCTACCGCACAGCTCTGACCCACTACCTGGACATCACCAATCCACCGCATACAAATGTGCTGTTTGAGCTGTCTCAGTACGCCTCTGACCCagaggagagggagaggatgTGCAGGatgtcctcctcctcttctgaGGGCAAG GCTCTGTACCACAGTTGGGTGGTGGAGTCTGAGAGGAACATCCTGGCTGTTTTAGAGGACCTGCCGTCTCTGAACCCTCCTGTAGATTACCTGTGTGAGCTTCTACCTCGTCTGCAGGCACGCTACTACTCCATAGCATCATCTGCTAAG GTCCACCCCACCTCTATACACATCTGTGCTGTGGTGCTAGACTACACTACCAAGACAGGGCGAGTCTTCAAGGGAGTAGCCACCAACTGGctcaaaaacaaagtgaagactgaGGGTGGTCCCTGGCCCACTGTGCCCATCTACGTCAGAAAGTCGCAGTTCCGCCTCCCGTTCAAAGCCAGCAATCCTGTAATTATGATTGGGCCAGGCACCGGAATCGCTCCCTTCATGGGCTTCCTCCAGGAGAGAGCATGGCAGAAACAACAAG GAAATGAAACTGGTGAGACAGTCCTTTACTTCGGCTGCCGGCATAAGAATGAGGACTTCATTTACCAGGAAGAACTCGAGGAGTTTAAGAAGGCCGGGGTGCTGACACAGTTACATGTGGCCTTTTCCAGGGATCAGGAGCACAAG GTCTATGTCCAACATCTCCTCAAACAGAACAAGGAACATTTATGGAAGCTGATCCACAGCAACAATGCACACATCTACGTCTGCGG TGATGCTCGTAACATGGCCAGGGACGTCCATGAGGCTTTTCACGAGATCGCTGAGGAGGCTGGAGGCCTGACACACACTCAGGCTGTGGACTATTTCCAGCGGCTGATGACTAAAGGCCGCTACTCGCAGGACGTGTGGAGCTGA
- the pora gene encoding NADPH--cytochrome P450 reductase isoform X1, giving the protein MEDTNVQSVPSDQEEELESLFSSVDIFFFSLISGLLIYWFLSRRRPPPVPEIRTSPIAGAAPMQENSFIEKMKKTNRNVIVFYGSQTGTAEEFATRLVKDAQRYGIKGMVADPEEYDMSELPRLTEVVNSLAVFCMATYGEGEPTDNAQGFYDWMQVTDVSLEGVHFSVFGLGNKTYDHYNAMGKYTDRRLAELGATQIFDLGLGDDDGNLEEDFISWKAQFWPAVCAFFGVQPTQEECSVRQFELVVHNDIDLNEVYTGEVGCLKSFQVQKPPFDAKNPYLAEVTVNRKLNQGGSRHLMHLQLDISGSKIRYDAGDHVAVYPVNDVSLVNRLGERLGIDLDTVITLKNLDEEASKKHPFPCPTTYRTALTHYLDITNPPHTNVLFELSQYASDPEERERMCRMSSSSSEGKALYHSWVVESERNILAVLEDLPSLNPPVDYLCELLPRLQARYYSIASSAKVHPTSIHICAVVLDYTTKTGRVFKGVATNWLKNKVKTEGGPWPTVPIYVRKSQFRLPFKASNPVIMIGPGTGIAPFMGFLQERAWQKQQGNETGETVLYFGCRHKNEDFIYQEELEEFKKAGVLTQLHVAFSRDQEHKVYVQHLLKQNKEHLWKLIHSNNAHIYVCGDARNMARDVHEAFHEIAEEAGGLTHTQAVDYFQRLMTKGRYSQDVWS; this is encoded by the exons GGCAGCACCAATGCAGGAGAACAGCTTTATtgagaaaatgaagaaaact aACAGAAATGTTATAGTGTTCTACGGCTCTCAGACGGGCACGGCTGAGGAGTTCGCTACCCGCCTGGTGAAGGATGCTCAGCGCTATGGTATAAAAGGCATGGTGGCTGACCCTGAGGAGTACGACATG TCTGAGCTGCCTCGTCTCACAGAGGTTGTGAACTCCCTGGCTGTGTTTTGCATGGCCACTTATGGGGAAGGAGAACCGACTGATAACGCCCAGGGCTTTTACGACTGGATGCAAGTGACAGACGTCAGTCTGGAAGGAGTTCATTTCTCA GTGTTTGGGTTGGGGAATAAAACCTATGACCACTACAATGCCATGGGGAAATACACAGACAGACGGCTGGCAGAGCTGGGTGCTACACAAATTTTTGACCTGGGCCTTGGAGATGACGATGGCAA CTTGGAGGAAGACTTCATCTCATGGAAGGCACAGTTCTGGCCAGCTGTATGTGCGTTTTTTGGAGTGCAGCCGACACAAGAGGAATGCAG CGTCCGGCAGTTTGAACTGGTGGTCCACAATGACATTGATTTGAATGAGGTGTACACAGGCGAGGTGGGCTGTCTCAAAAGCTTTCAGGTCCAGAAACC GCCTTTTGATGCAAAGAATCCATACTTGGCAGAGGTAACCGTGAACCGTAAACTAAACCAGGGTGGGAGTCGccatttaatgcatttacaactgGACATCTCTGGCTCTAAAATCAG GTATGATGCTGGAGACCACGTTGCTGTGTACCCCGTGAACGATGTGTCACTGGTGAACAGACTGGGAGAGAGACTTGGTATCGACCTCGACACAGTCATCACTCTGAAGAATCTAGATG AGGAGGCCAGTAAGAAGCACCCGTTCCCCTGCCCCACCACCTACCGCACAGCTCTGACCCACTACCTGGACATCACCAATCCACCGCATACAAATGTGCTGTTTGAGCTGTCTCAGTACGCCTCTGACCCagaggagagggagaggatgTGCAGGatgtcctcctcctcttctgaGGGCAAG GCTCTGTACCACAGTTGGGTGGTGGAGTCTGAGAGGAACATCCTGGCTGTTTTAGAGGACCTGCCGTCTCTGAACCCTCCTGTAGATTACCTGTGTGAGCTTCTACCTCGTCTGCAGGCACGCTACTACTCCATAGCATCATCTGCTAAG GTCCACCCCACCTCTATACACATCTGTGCTGTGGTGCTAGACTACACTACCAAGACAGGGCGAGTCTTCAAGGGAGTAGCCACCAACTGGctcaaaaacaaagtgaagactgaGGGTGGTCCCTGGCCCACTGTGCCCATCTACGTCAGAAAGTCGCAGTTCCGCCTCCCGTTCAAAGCCAGCAATCCTGTAATTATGATTGGGCCAGGCACCGGAATCGCTCCCTTCATGGGCTTCCTCCAGGAGAGAGCATGGCAGAAACAACAAG GAAATGAAACTGGTGAGACAGTCCTTTACTTCGGCTGCCGGCATAAGAATGAGGACTTCATTTACCAGGAAGAACTCGAGGAGTTTAAGAAGGCCGGGGTGCTGACACAGTTACATGTGGCCTTTTCCAGGGATCAGGAGCACAAG GTCTATGTCCAACATCTCCTCAAACAGAACAAGGAACATTTATGGAAGCTGATCCACAGCAACAATGCACACATCTACGTCTGCGG TGATGCTCGTAACATGGCCAGGGACGTCCATGAGGCTTTTCACGAGATCGCTGAGGAGGCTGGAGGCCTGACACACACTCAGGCTGTGGACTATTTCCAGCGGCTGATGACTAAAGGCCGCTACTCGCAGGACGTGTGGAGCTGA
- the pora gene encoding NADPH--cytochrome P450 reductase isoform X2 — translation MGCVFSLPEDRLAAAERAAPMQENSFIEKMKKTNRNVIVFYGSQTGTAEEFATRLVKDAQRYGIKGMVADPEEYDMSELPRLTEVVNSLAVFCMATYGEGEPTDNAQGFYDWMQVTDVSLEGVHFSVFGLGNKTYDHYNAMGKYTDRRLAELGATQIFDLGLGDDDGNLEEDFISWKAQFWPAVCAFFGVQPTQEECSVRQFELVVHNDIDLNEVYTGEVGCLKSFQVQKPPFDAKNPYLAEVTVNRKLNQGGSRHLMHLQLDISGSKIRYDAGDHVAVYPVNDVSLVNRLGERLGIDLDTVITLKNLDEEASKKHPFPCPTTYRTALTHYLDITNPPHTNVLFELSQYASDPEERERMCRMSSSSSEGKALYHSWVVESERNILAVLEDLPSLNPPVDYLCELLPRLQARYYSIASSAKVHPTSIHICAVVLDYTTKTGRVFKGVATNWLKNKVKTEGGPWPTVPIYVRKSQFRLPFKASNPVIMIGPGTGIAPFMGFLQERAWQKQQGNETGETVLYFGCRHKNEDFIYQEELEEFKKAGVLTQLHVAFSRDQEHKVYVQHLLKQNKEHLWKLIHSNNAHIYVCGDARNMARDVHEAFHEIAEEAGGLTHTQAVDYFQRLMTKGRYSQDVWS, via the exons GGCAGCACCAATGCAGGAGAACAGCTTTATtgagaaaatgaagaaaact aACAGAAATGTTATAGTGTTCTACGGCTCTCAGACGGGCACGGCTGAGGAGTTCGCTACCCGCCTGGTGAAGGATGCTCAGCGCTATGGTATAAAAGGCATGGTGGCTGACCCTGAGGAGTACGACATG TCTGAGCTGCCTCGTCTCACAGAGGTTGTGAACTCCCTGGCTGTGTTTTGCATGGCCACTTATGGGGAAGGAGAACCGACTGATAACGCCCAGGGCTTTTACGACTGGATGCAAGTGACAGACGTCAGTCTGGAAGGAGTTCATTTCTCA GTGTTTGGGTTGGGGAATAAAACCTATGACCACTACAATGCCATGGGGAAATACACAGACAGACGGCTGGCAGAGCTGGGTGCTACACAAATTTTTGACCTGGGCCTTGGAGATGACGATGGCAA CTTGGAGGAAGACTTCATCTCATGGAAGGCACAGTTCTGGCCAGCTGTATGTGCGTTTTTTGGAGTGCAGCCGACACAAGAGGAATGCAG CGTCCGGCAGTTTGAACTGGTGGTCCACAATGACATTGATTTGAATGAGGTGTACACAGGCGAGGTGGGCTGTCTCAAAAGCTTTCAGGTCCAGAAACC GCCTTTTGATGCAAAGAATCCATACTTGGCAGAGGTAACCGTGAACCGTAAACTAAACCAGGGTGGGAGTCGccatttaatgcatttacaactgGACATCTCTGGCTCTAAAATCAG GTATGATGCTGGAGACCACGTTGCTGTGTACCCCGTGAACGATGTGTCACTGGTGAACAGACTGGGAGAGAGACTTGGTATCGACCTCGACACAGTCATCACTCTGAAGAATCTAGATG AGGAGGCCAGTAAGAAGCACCCGTTCCCCTGCCCCACCACCTACCGCACAGCTCTGACCCACTACCTGGACATCACCAATCCACCGCATACAAATGTGCTGTTTGAGCTGTCTCAGTACGCCTCTGACCCagaggagagggagaggatgTGCAGGatgtcctcctcctcttctgaGGGCAAG GCTCTGTACCACAGTTGGGTGGTGGAGTCTGAGAGGAACATCCTGGCTGTTTTAGAGGACCTGCCGTCTCTGAACCCTCCTGTAGATTACCTGTGTGAGCTTCTACCTCGTCTGCAGGCACGCTACTACTCCATAGCATCATCTGCTAAG GTCCACCCCACCTCTATACACATCTGTGCTGTGGTGCTAGACTACACTACCAAGACAGGGCGAGTCTTCAAGGGAGTAGCCACCAACTGGctcaaaaacaaagtgaagactgaGGGTGGTCCCTGGCCCACTGTGCCCATCTACGTCAGAAAGTCGCAGTTCCGCCTCCCGTTCAAAGCCAGCAATCCTGTAATTATGATTGGGCCAGGCACCGGAATCGCTCCCTTCATGGGCTTCCTCCAGGAGAGAGCATGGCAGAAACAACAAG GAAATGAAACTGGTGAGACAGTCCTTTACTTCGGCTGCCGGCATAAGAATGAGGACTTCATTTACCAGGAAGAACTCGAGGAGTTTAAGAAGGCCGGGGTGCTGACACAGTTACATGTGGCCTTTTCCAGGGATCAGGAGCACAAG GTCTATGTCCAACATCTCCTCAAACAGAACAAGGAACATTTATGGAAGCTGATCCACAGCAACAATGCACACATCTACGTCTGCGG TGATGCTCGTAACATGGCCAGGGACGTCCATGAGGCTTTTCACGAGATCGCTGAGGAGGCTGGAGGCCTGACACACACTCAGGCTGTGGACTATTTCCAGCGGCTGATGACTAAAGGCCGCTACTCGCAGGACGTGTGGAGCTGA
- the rhbdd2 gene encoding rhomboid domain-containing protein 2, giving the protein MRWDAVSTGLRGVSQAVSELEFSGGIALVVAVSSALSIASGYLQLSPQLLSLDSNLLLSLHVHKLITYSFYHKGLGHLVICVGVLVFFCSGLEKGVGTVRFLHQLLLLSTCVGLLHVPLELLLFSPTSRSSVSGLIPVSLAVLGMVTISSRMRKALLMGVNVPTATVPWLLLLLITLFIPNTVLLCNVMAVVVGEMYGMGWFSLLEMSESKACVLEKKMPFRLLKKIPCVQFVPASAEERKKTLHAVCNPPPGSYPVQAYAPAPMSPPQAPGSLPSSLDGWPYAACAQQNYTVPSPYSGYGIGHSVGSSHGHSHGGHACGHSHGHSHQHQTSSSWTPVASHAHSHFSPPVNMDAQSFVNLPQVTVQSGSQSPHLQTLSQPAAAASVLPSGPTSYGH; this is encoded by the exons ATGCGCTGGGACGCGGTGAGTACAGGGCTGCGGGGGGTTTCACAGGCCGTGTCTGAGCTGGAGTTTAGCGGCGGGATCGCGCTGGTGGTCGCGGTGTCCTCCGCCCTGAGTATCGCTTCCGGTTACCTGCAGCTCTCcccccagctcctcagcctggACTCCAACCTGCTGCTCAGCCTCCACG TCCACAAACTCATCACATACAGCTTCTACCATAAGGGTTTGGGGCACCTCGTCATTTGTGTTGGTGTGCTGGTGTTCTTCTGCAGCGGTTTAGAGAAAGGAGTTGGAACGGTGCGTTTTCTACACCAGCTCCTCCTTCTCTCCACCTGTGTTGGCTTACTGCACGTCCCCctggagctgctgctgttttCTCCAACATCCAGGAGCTCTGTTTCTGGCCTAATCCCAGTTTCTCTTGCTGTACTGGGCATGGTGACCATCAGTTCTCGCATGCGGAAGGCGCTGCTGATGGGTGTAAATGTGCCTACTGCAACTGTTCCCTGGCTCCTACTGCTTTTGATCACGCTCTTCATCCCAAACACTGTGCTCCTCTGCAATGTTATGGCGGTAGTAGTAGGAGAGATGT ATGGTATGGGATGGTTTTCACTGTTGGAAATGTCCGAGTCTAAAGCATGCGTGCTTGAGAAGAAAATGCCATTCAGGTTGCTGAAGAAGATCCCATGTGTGCAGTTTGTTCCTGCATCTGCCGAGGAGCGAAAAAAGACCCTACATGCAGT ATGTAACCCTCCGCCAGGCTCATACCCTGTTCAGGCCTATGCTCCAGCACCGATGTCCCCTCCTCAAGCTCCAGGAAGTCTACCCAGCAGTCTAGACGGCTGGCCCTACGCAGCCTGCGCTCAGCAGAACTACACGGTGCCTTCACCGTACTCTGGGTATGGTATCGGGCACAGTGTTGGATCTAGCCACGGACACAGCCATGGTGGGCATGCCTGTGGGCATTCTCATGGACACAGTCATCAGCATCAGACCAGCAGTTCTTGGACTCCAGTGGCTTCCCATGCCCATTCTCATTTCAGCCCTCCTGTAAACATGGATGCACAGTCTTTTGTTAACCTGCCACAGGTAACGGTACAGTCAGGCTCTCAATCTCCTCACTTACAGACCCTCTcacagcctgctgctgctgcttctgtgcTGCCTTCTGGACCTACCAGCTATGGACATTAA